AGCCGTTTCGGCCCGGTCCCGCCTCCGGTCGACAAGATGATCCAATCGCTCGCGGACATCACTGGACACGCCATCGTCCGTCACGGTACGGCAGCGGCCAATGCACTGGGGCTGACCACGCAGGTCCCTGTCCGACAGATCTATTTGACCGACGGCCGTGCGAGGACCCTCAATCTCGGCAAGCAAGTCATTGAGATCCGCCGTGTGCCCAAGTGGATGCTGGTACTGGGCGACAGTCTCGCCGGCGATATCGTCAGAGCCCTTGAATGGCTCGGCCCGGACCTCGCTGAACACGCGGTCGGCAAGTTGGCCGGGCGTATCGGGCAGGATCACTGGAACACCGTGCTCGAAATCCGAACGCACCTGCCGCCGTGGATGTTGGCGGCAATCCAGAAGGGCGTTCCCACATCGGCGCTTGTTCCGATTCGTCGGTAGATATCGACAATTACCGACGTTTTGCAACGTGGCGGCACAGGAGGCCGTCTGTGCGAGCCAGATTTCCGGCCCATTGAACGTCCGCAGTCCGCAAGCGCGGACCGATCGAGCAGTTTGCTGAAAATCAACGGCCTGGCATCGGGCCGTGCGGGCTGGTGAGGGTTCCTGCGGGTTCGTGCGGAAAGATTCGAACTCCTGCAGGGTCTCGGTGGAACACGGAACCGAACCCGCGTCCGCACTCCGATCCAGATATTAACGCATGACCCCTGAGTCCGTCGATTCGACGATTTGGCCGTAATCCAACGACAACAAAGGCGTCGGCTTGCCTGACACCTTCTGGTCCGATTCATGGAATTGAACGCGTCCACAAAAAGTCAGGTTTTGCCCATTCCTTTAAGGATGTTAGATAGGAGCAAGGTTCGTTTTTCAACGAAGGTTCGGAACGACGCAAAATCAAGTGGCGCGTCCGTTGGGATCAGTAGTCCATCAAGGCTGAGTCCCTCTTGCTCCTTGAACCAATCAGCGAATGGCCGGTCTTGTTTTGATTTGTTTCTGGACTCGTCTAGGAGGTGGAGGTTGACGATGCTGTTCCAGTTCTCCCGATTTTGAAAAAACTCCATCGCATCCTGCTTCCCTTTCAGGAATTCGTATTGAGCAATTTTTTCGGGCCCGAAGGATGCCGCAGGATGGATATGGTCTTTCTGTAGTGCCCGCGTGTAGTCAAGATCCGGCATCAGCAGAGCCAAGATCGAGAAGCAGGACGCATCATCTTTCTGGGTTTTGAGCAATCGACTGATGAAGTCATCATCGAAAAGCAGATCCTTGCTGTGCCCCCGGTAATCTTCGATGATCTTCGTCAGCGGGAACGAATCTGCCGAAATGTTGGCTTTGATGATCTTGCGCAAGTTTGTCAGCAGTGCATCACCTTGGCCGCCGAAAACGCCCTTGAGCAGCGACATGTGCAACCACTGCCGGATCAGTTTCCGATCTTGAATGTGAAATGCCTGCTTGTTGATGCTTGAGAACGCCCCCTTCTTGCCAGCGGAGGCGTCGCGCCCCTTGTGATACAGGTAGTAGGCAATTGGAATGACTGCATTTTTTGCGCGTAAAGATGCGTCGTTGAGACCAAATGACCGGATCAGTCGAAACGTCTCCAAGATGCAGGCACTGATTTCATCCCATTCACTCTCAATTCTTGCCACCTGCGCACCGGCGAAGTTTTCGACCTTGAAGCGGATGTCGGCATCTGTCAAAGCCAGCGCCGCCTTCAATATCCAGTCACGATCAATTGAGAACTCCATGTCAGAGCCAAACCGGACCTTGTCCACCAGATCGTCGATCTGCTGACGCGCATCCTTTTTCCAGTTCGCGATGGCAATCGACATCAGCAAATCGGAGAATGACAGAGGCGTGCCTCCGTGGTTGGTACGAATGAAGATATCCAGAACGTGGTCGATTTTCTGACTTGTCTCGTTGTAGTAATGAATCAGGGTGTCGCGCCGAACGGCGAAATAGAGCCGCGTCAGTGTTTTTCTGGCATATGCGTTCGACGACATGCCAACCTTTTCCAAGTGGGCCATGACTACGTCCAGTACCTGATCTGCCGTCTCCGCCTCTTCGAGATCCAGCACGTCACCGACAAGAAACCAGCATTTCCCGTCGGTGGCTTTCTCACGCTCTTGTTTAGTCAGGAATGAGAACGGCCCGCTCAAGAATGAAGTGCAACACCTTTGGTCCAAAGGGATTGGAGGTGGAAGATGGGCAGCAGGTACAAACAGTTGAGCATGGATGAGAGGAACCGGTTGCAGAGGGGCTTGAACCAAGGGATGAGTCTGCGCGCGTTGGCGCGAGCGTTAGGCCGTCACGTCAGCACCCTGAGCCGGGAGTGCCGCCGAGGGTGGATCGGCAGTAGCTATGATGCGGTCCAGGGACGGGAGGCGGTGCGGATCAGGAGACGGCGGGGCACACGCAAGCTGCTTGCAGGGAGCCCTCTGGCCGACCTTGTAGCGTGGCAGATAATCCAGCACGCTTGGTCACCCGAGCAGATTGCCGGAAGGTTGCGTATGGAGCACCCGGAAGAGGCCCGCCAGCGGGTTTCCCACGAGACGATCTATCAGTTCATCTACGCGCACCCGGCGGGTGCGCTCAAGAAGCTCCTGGTGGAGTCCTTGCGCCAAGGCCACCAGAAGCGCCGTCCCCGTCGCCGGGGCCAGGACCGCCGCGGTAGCCTGCGAAACATGCGCTTTATCCGTGAGCGGCCAGAAGAAGCGCAGGCTCGGGAGATTCCCGGTCACTGGGAGGCAGACCTCATCAAAGGGGCCTACAATGGGAGTGCCATTGGCACCCTGGTGGACCGCAGCACCCGGTTCACCCTCCTGGCCAGAGTGGACGACTCCTCGGCAGAGGCGGTGCTGGACGGTTTCACAAGACGCCTACGCACGCTGCCCAAGGCGCTGCGAAAGACCCTGACCTACGACCAGGGCAAGGAGATGGCGCGGCACGAAGAACTGGAGAAGCGAACTCACCTGCGGGTGTATTTTGCCGACCCGCATAGCCCCTGGCAGCGACCGACCAATGAAAATACCCATGGCCTGCTGCGCCAGTACTTCCCGAAGGGTACGGACTTGTCGCTCTACTCTCAGCAGTACTTGACCAAGGTGGCAGAGGAACTCAATAATCGACCCAGAAAAACTCTGGGATTTCGCACGCCTGCCGAAGTGATGGCAGAGAAAATCAGCGCGTTAAACCGCAGTGTTGCGCTTCAAAATTGAAACCGCCGAACTCATAAGACATCATCTCCTCGTTGTGCTCTTCGTCCAAGGGCGCAGCGATATTCAGATAGAGCCGTCTCGGGGGCAAAATGGAATCGTCTTGAGTCTTTGGCCACCACTTACGCGGTAACCTGTACGCGTAGGTTCCTTTCAGGCCGATGTATAGCGAGGTAAGTCGCTGTTGGCCATCGATGACGGCCTGGAAGTTTCCATGCCCCTTGGTATCGAAGTCAGGATTGTTCTCGCCGAAACGTTCACAGTATTTTTCAAGGAACTGGTAGAAACGGAAGTTGCTCTTGACCTCCGCATCTGTCACCTCCCAGAACATGAAGGTGTTGATGGGATAGCCGCGCATGATTGAATCGAACAGTACTTCGATCTGGGATGTGCTCCATGTGAACTTCCGCTGTATCGAGGGCAGGAGATACCGGCGCGAAACAATATTCTGGATTGCCTTGCCGATAGAAATGGCCTTTTCGTATTCTCCTGACATTCAATAGTCCTTGTTGGTCAGATCGCTGAAGTAAAGCTGTTCATTACACTGCTCAACGCTTGGCCACTAACAGCACATGCTCATGACTAATGCGACTATTCTTCACATTGAATGCACGCTTCGTCGAATGAAGAGTTCTTATCCAACGCTTTTCCTCCGCCAATCCCTGTGCTGACAACAAATCAATAAATCGATCGCCTACATACACAGGTTGCTTTGAAACGATCGCATCGCCAACAACAATCAGACAGCGCCCGCCCTTCTTGAGAACACGCGCCCACTCGGAGAAACAGGCGTTCATGTCTTCGAAGTAGCCGTCCGGTGTCGCGTTATTCCTCGTAAACTCATCGTGACTTCCAATCTCGCGATCACGGGCGAACTCGACGCTCTCGTCCCCGCCGATCCAGTGGAGGCGCTGGCGATGGTATTTGTGATAGTCATAGGCGTTCAGATACGGCGGCGAAGTGACGATTAACGAAACACTTCCTGTACTTATGAATGGGACGGAGCGAGAGTCTGCTTGGACCACATCCACCGATCCGCGTCCGTTGATCATCGCGTCAGGGATGCGCGAGATCGTGTCGGCAAGCCGCGAGCGAAACGCCGAATCCACCTCGTCGACGGTCACCTCCCTCAATTGGCGGGAATAGCGGGTATCGCTGTCCTGATAAGACACCCTCACAATGATCGATGAAAAAACCGCCATCAGCAGCGTCCTAACCGGATCCTTCTCCGCGAGAATCAGCCCCTTTAGGGCGGCGAGGCGCTCGACCGTCACGGGGTGGAACCAGTAATGGAAGTTCTTGTTCGTCGGAATCAGGTCCGGTCGCGGCGGCGCGAAATCCAGCCCTCCGGCAGTCCTTCCGGCGAACGCGTTGAGGGCCTCAAGGTCAGCCTTCGAGTAGATTGCCGTTTTGGCCCGCGAGGCGAGGATCGCCACTGCATTATTGTCGGTGCCGACACCACGGCGGCCTGCGAGACTGGCTTCGAACACCGTCGTCCCGCATCCGTTAAATGGGTCGTAAACCAAGTCGCCCGGTGTGGTCCAAAGCTCTATCGCCCTGCGCGGAATCTGCGGGATGAACTTGGCAGGATACGGGTGCAGGGAGTGCAGATGCTCCTTGGTCTCCTCTTCGTGGAAATTCCACTCCTCGCCACCGAGGACTAGTGCGTCCTCGTCCTCGCGGGTATAGATGGCCTTGCGAATCAGAGTCGTCATGCGCGGAAACAAAGGATGGTTTCGGAGGATCCGCGGTTCTCGCGGAAGATGTCACGCGAGGCGATCAGCTCCATGGGGATTTGCTCTACGGGGGTCCAGCCAGCGGCGGCCCCAAGACCAACAAGGAAGTGGTCAGTCGGGATCTCGATTTTCTTGCCGTCAACTTCCGTGCTGTTGTTGCCAACAACGTAGTGGCCGAACGCTCCCGGCTTCATCAGCTCTCTGGCCGAACGCATCGCGTCGAGCATCGAGAGAAAATACTTCCCGAGCAAGGCGGGAAGGTTGCGCCGACGGAAACCGACGCCCTCACCGTGGTTGACGGCGGCTATCCTGTCGATCAGGGAGGAGATCTCCTCTGGAAGCTCGCCTCGGCGAACTTC
This genomic stretch from Acidihalobacter ferrooxydans harbors:
- a CDS encoding DUF6088 family protein; the protein is MPSPAEYVSQWLDAQAEGALIRSLDLRCMVSRNQASRELARLARRGRLMRVARGLYVTVTASRFGPVPPPVDKMIQSLADITGHAIVRHGTAAANALGLTTQVPVRQIYLTDGRARTLNLGKQVIEIRRVPKWMLVLGDSLAGDIVRALEWLGPDLAEHAVGKLAGRIGQDHWNTVLEIRTHLPPWMLAAIQKGVPTSALVPIRR
- a CDS encoding IS30 family transposase encodes the protein MGSRYKQLSMDERNRLQRGLNQGMSLRALARALGRHVSTLSRECRRGWIGSSYDAVQGREAVRIRRRRGTRKLLAGSPLADLVAWQIIQHAWSPEQIAGRLRMEHPEEARQRVSHETIYQFIYAHPAGALKKLLVESLRQGHQKRRPRRRGQDRRGSLRNMRFIRERPEEAQAREIPGHWEADLIKGAYNGSAIGTLVDRSTRFTLLARVDDSSAEAVLDGFTRRLRTLPKALRKTLTYDQGKEMARHEELEKRTHLRVYFADPHSPWQRPTNENTHGLLRQYFPKGTDLSLYSQQYLTKVAEELNNRPRKTLGFRTPAEVMAEKISALNRSVALQN
- a CDS encoding DUF262 domain-containing protein; the encoded protein is MSGEYEKAISIGKAIQNIVSRRYLLPSIQRKFTWSTSQIEVLFDSIMRGYPINTFMFWEVTDAEVKSNFRFYQFLEKYCERFGENNPDFDTKGHGNFQAVIDGQQRLTSLYIGLKGTYAYRLPRKWWPKTQDDSILPPRRLYLNIAAPLDEEHNEEMMSYEFGGFNFEAQHCGLTR
- a CDS encoding DNA methyltransferase; translation: MTTLIRKAIYTREDEDALVLGGEEWNFHEEETKEHLHSLHPYPAKFIPQIPRRAIELWTTPGDLVYDPFNGCGTTVFEASLAGRRGVGTDNNAVAILASRAKTAIYSKADLEALNAFAGRTAGGLDFAPPRPDLIPTNKNFHYWFHPVTVERLAALKGLILAEKDPVRTLLMAVFSSIIVRVSYQDSDTRYSRQLREVTVDEVDSAFRSRLADTISRIPDAMINGRGSVDVVQADSRSVPFISTGSVSLIVTSPPYLNAYDYHKYHRQRLHWIGGDESVEFARDREIGSHDEFTRNNATPDGYFEDMNACFSEWARVLKKGGRCLIVVGDAIVSKQPVYVGDRFIDLLSAQGLAEEKRWIRTLHSTKRAFNVKNSRISHEHVLLVAKR